Proteins encoded within one genomic window of Micromonospora halotolerans:
- a CDS encoding sialidase family protein — protein MSIAAIAAMVGALLTPGTAHAAEPYHEEQAVYTARTDGYFCFRIPAIVKATNGDLLAFAEGRINNCDDRGDIDLVLKRSHDGGRSWGPLQVVSRGNGDTHGNPMPIVDERTGRVVLFTTHNPGTGSGGRVPFLQISDDHGATWNAPREMIELMQPEWTAWYATGPVHAIQLKRGPHAGRLVMSANHESIAPDGRRIAGIHLGYSDDGGETWHLGASAGGAANDIFVNESTLVELTDGRVYVNVREAGTAEGTRAYAVSSDGAEGFDAPFQMVPELMMPVVQAALLRLTATDEGDARDRILFSGPANPGKREALTIRSSYDEAQTWETWQEGKVISWGPGGYSDLVKIGTDPVAGPMVGVLYEGGVAALYEVIQFVRFNEAYLDTPNGSPPDLPPPPAPGPTTPDASPRYDNTAYVRGGATLTEGRYGTGIALDGVDDHVEVPYNPDVDLGDEPFTIMTWFRYSETTGNIVIWWFHQVGTGAAQIWLRAEPASNRIRGVVGTGQGDANITIAGAYNDGLWHHVAMQRTATRVMVFIDGATVADLAAPRGSVTTGKEFGIHSIYLGRRVDGLNNPFHGTLDEFRIYGRALTPEELRDIREHNAPIAGQLRLRLPFATINPLR, from the coding sequence TTGTCCATCGCGGCAATCGCGGCGATGGTCGGCGCCTTGCTCACCCCCGGCACCGCGCACGCCGCCGAGCCGTACCACGAGGAGCAGGCGGTCTACACGGCAAGAACGGACGGGTATTTCTGCTTCCGGATCCCGGCGATCGTGAAGGCCACCAACGGAGACCTGCTGGCGTTCGCCGAAGGCCGGATCAACAACTGTGACGACAGGGGCGACATCGACCTGGTGCTCAAGCGGTCCCACGACGGCGGTCGCAGCTGGGGGCCGCTGCAGGTCGTGTCGCGCGGCAACGGCGACACGCACGGTAACCCGATGCCGATCGTGGACGAACGGACCGGTCGGGTCGTGCTGTTCACCACCCACAACCCGGGCACCGGGAGCGGTGGCCGCGTTCCGTTCCTGCAGATCAGCGACGACCACGGAGCGACCTGGAACGCGCCGCGGGAGATGATCGAGCTGATGCAGCCGGAGTGGACCGCCTGGTACGCCACTGGTCCCGTGCACGCGATCCAGCTCAAACGCGGCCCGCACGCCGGGCGGCTGGTGATGAGCGCCAACCATGAGTCCATCGCGCCCGACGGGCGGCGCATCGCCGGCATCCATCTCGGGTACAGCGACGACGGCGGCGAGACCTGGCACCTGGGTGCCAGCGCCGGTGGCGCCGCCAACGACATCTTCGTCAACGAGTCGACGCTGGTGGAGCTGACCGACGGGCGGGTCTACGTCAACGTGCGGGAAGCCGGCACGGCGGAGGGCACCCGGGCGTACGCGGTCTCCAGCGACGGCGCCGAAGGCTTCGACGCGCCGTTCCAGATGGTGCCCGAGCTGATGATGCCGGTCGTGCAGGCAGCGTTGCTGCGCCTCACCGCCACCGACGAAGGCGACGCGCGGGACCGCATCCTGTTCTCCGGGCCCGCCAACCCCGGCAAGCGCGAGGCCCTGACGATCCGGTCCTCGTACGACGAGGCCCAGACCTGGGAGACCTGGCAGGAAGGCAAGGTCATCAGCTGGGGTCCGGGCGGGTACTCCGACCTGGTCAAGATCGGGACCGACCCGGTCGCGGGCCCCATGGTCGGGGTGTTGTACGAAGGCGGCGTGGCCGCCCTGTACGAGGTGATCCAATTCGTCAGGTTCAACGAGGCGTACCTCGACACCCCGAACGGCTCGCCGCCGGACCTGCCGCCGCCTCCGGCGCCGGGACCGACGACCCCAGACGCGTCACCACGCTACGACAACACCGCCTACGTCCGCGGCGGCGCGACGCTGACCGAGGGACGGTACGGCACCGGAATCGCGCTCGACGGCGTCGACGACCACGTGGAGGTGCCGTACAACCCGGACGTCGACCTTGGGGACGAGCCGTTCACGATCATGACGTGGTTCCGGTACAGCGAGACCACCGGCAACATTGTGATCTGGTGGTTCCACCAGGTGGGCACGGGAGCTGCGCAGATCTGGCTGCGGGCCGAACCGGCGAGCAACCGCATCCGGGGTGTCGTCGGCACCGGCCAGGGCGACGCGAACATCACCATCGCGGGCGCGTACAACGACGGGCTCTGGCACCACGTCGCCATGCAACGCACGGCAACCCGCGTCATGGTCTTCATCGACGGCGCCACCGTCGCCGACCTGGCCGCCCCCCGCGGCTCGGTGACCACCGGCAAGGAGTTCGGCATCCACAGCATCTACCTCGGCCGGCGGGTCGACGGCCTCAACAACCCGTTCCACGGCACCCTCGACGAGTTCCGCATCTACGGCCGCGCTCTCACCCCGGAGGAGTTGCGGGATATCCGGGAACACAACGCCCCGATCGCCGGCCAGCTCCGGCTCCGCCTCCCGTTCGCGACTATCAACCCCCTGCGCTAG
- a CDS encoding FadR/GntR family transcriptional regulator, which yields MARRNGETVQDRIVALIHDRQLQPGAPMPTETQLMDLMGASRNSVREAVRALQALGIVEIRHGFGTFVGRASLDVLGTSLEFRIRSGPHGVRALHDLVEVREMLETALVARVAGSTSPSRLAALDALVTAMQNDLEADRAFHALLYESCGNELVLQLIDLFWQVYHQVEPLLGAPEERMDVTVGNHRRIVDALRARDASAAQEAMQRHFRDVKERIARAESAQAAKPLDSEAA from the coding sequence ATGGCCAGACGCAACGGCGAGACGGTTCAGGACCGCATCGTGGCCCTGATCCACGATCGTCAGCTCCAGCCCGGCGCTCCGATGCCGACCGAAACACAGCTCATGGATCTGATGGGCGCGAGTCGCAACAGCGTACGCGAGGCGGTCCGGGCGCTGCAGGCGCTGGGCATCGTCGAGATCCGCCACGGGTTCGGCACCTTCGTCGGCCGAGCTTCACTTGACGTGCTCGGTACGTCGCTGGAGTTCCGGATCCGCTCCGGCCCGCATGGCGTCCGCGCGCTCCATGACCTCGTGGAGGTGCGGGAGATGCTGGAGACCGCGCTCGTCGCGCGGGTCGCCGGCTCGACCAGCCCGAGCCGGCTGGCGGCGCTCGACGCCCTCGTGACCGCGATGCAGAACGATCTCGAAGCGGACCGCGCCTTCCACGCGCTGCTCTACGAATCCTGCGGCAACGAGCTCGTGCTGCAGCTGATCGACCTGTTCTGGCAGGTCTACCACCAGGTTGAGCCGCTGCTGGGAGCGCCGGAGGAGCGCATGGATGTGACGGTGGGCAACCATCGGCGGATCGTTGATGCGCTGCGCGCCCGGGACGCGTCCGCGGCCCAGGAGGCGATGCAACGGCACTTCCGCGACGTCAAGGAGCGCATCGCCCGTGCCGAATCGGCGCAGGCGGCGAAGCCGCTCGACAGCGAAGCGGCCTGA
- a CDS encoding FadR/GntR family transcriptional regulator has protein sequence MSVVFHPDRQRTGDAFDQPVTVRRGPADGRRRLSRAVEVQEAVKGIILQRGLSTGDPLPTESELMEELGIGRNSVREALKVLEAVGIVDIRHGFGMFVGRMSLNGLVDELAFHSRITLQDERNHLEHLIEIREILESGLVQRLIDLRGEDDLTTRLATARDVIAQMEAEALVGPVSPETDRRFHDVLYHPLGNPLVGSLLGAFWEVYHQLSDDLGPPDETPADVARKHRDIYTAVIMGDRALAATAMRAHFDGVRARLARLGQH, from the coding sequence ATGTCCGTGGTGTTTCATCCTGATCGTCAACGCACTGGCGACGCCTTCGACCAGCCCGTTACCGTACGCCGCGGTCCCGCGGACGGGCGCCGTCGGCTCAGCCGCGCCGTCGAGGTGCAGGAAGCGGTCAAGGGCATCATTCTGCAGCGCGGGTTGAGCACAGGGGACCCGCTGCCGACGGAGTCCGAGCTGATGGAGGAGCTGGGCATCGGCCGCAACTCGGTCCGGGAAGCGCTCAAGGTCCTTGAGGCCGTCGGGATCGTCGACATCCGCCATGGCTTCGGGATGTTCGTCGGGCGCATGTCACTCAACGGCCTCGTCGACGAGCTGGCGTTCCACAGCCGCATCACCCTGCAGGACGAGCGCAACCACCTCGAGCACCTCATCGAGATCCGCGAGATCCTGGAGAGCGGGCTAGTGCAACGCCTGATCGACCTGCGGGGCGAGGACGACCTGACGACCCGCCTCGCCACGGCCCGCGACGTCATAGCACAGATGGAGGCCGAGGCGCTGGTGGGCCCGGTCTCCCCGGAGACCGACCGCCGCTTCCACGACGTGCTCTACCACCCCCTGGGTAACCCGCTCGTGGGCAGCCTGCTCGGCGCCTTCTGGGAGGTCTATCACCAGCTGAGCGACGACCTCGGCCCGCCCGACGAGACGCCCGCCGACGTGGCTCGCAAGCATCGCGACATCTACACGGCCGTCATCATGGGGGACCGCGCGTTGGCCGCGACGGCGATGCGCGCGCACTTCGACGGCGTACGCGCCCGGCTGGCCCGCCTGGGGCAACACTGA
- a CDS encoding ABC transporter substrate-binding protein, with protein MSAPVSRPVFSRRDFLRYSGTVSAAAAISATLSACSGPASTSSAGAGGDKGLVTAVIGYGNNQSWDPTMTASAFSMAAINHIYEGLVDTDPITREPYPALATALPADTSATTWKFTLRQGAKWHDGQPVTVDDVLFTFQRILDPAAKTLTYSFFGTWLKEARKVDDTSVELVFNFPFPDALQRLTIAKIMPKHVFGAPGGWDAAKGGKAVGSGPYKMVAHNPKSNTVLEAFADYNGPRKPVIKKMNWLSIVEAPARVAKISGASAEAQIADNIPYANIDQLRSGGLTVEGGKGMNHMFLMFNTAQKPFDDVRVRQALLYAIDTKKMIDVALKGHGTPATSFLNEQNPSYAKAKTAYNYDPAKAKALLAAAGVTNLSVTLMAVNVSWIADCLPTIANSWQAVGIKTTLEPQDTAALFTKMDQSQSYQVVAAASNPNQFGLDADLILRYNYTSGGTWMKYTKWDTSPAAKNLFALMDKATQEPDRTKKLELLHQYLDVIAEQAVLYPVVHTELMTAWDPKKLTGVRPQAYPGINLLQAQRV; from the coding sequence GTGAGCGCTCCGGTTTCTCGGCCAGTTTTCAGCCGCCGCGACTTTCTGCGCTACAGCGGAACGGTGAGTGCCGCGGCGGCCATCTCCGCCACCCTCTCCGCCTGCAGCGGTCCCGCGTCCACCAGCTCGGCGGGGGCCGGCGGCGACAAGGGCCTCGTCACCGCCGTCATCGGATACGGCAACAACCAGAGCTGGGACCCGACCATGACGGCGTCGGCCTTCTCCATGGCCGCCATCAACCACATCTACGAGGGACTGGTCGACACCGACCCGATCACCCGCGAGCCCTACCCGGCCCTGGCCACCGCCCTGCCGGCCGACACCTCGGCGACCACGTGGAAGTTCACCCTCCGGCAGGGGGCCAAGTGGCACGACGGGCAGCCGGTCACAGTCGACGACGTGCTCTTCACCTTCCAGCGCATCCTCGACCCGGCCGCCAAGACGCTCACCTACTCCTTCTTCGGGACCTGGCTGAAGGAGGCGCGCAAGGTCGACGACACGAGCGTCGAGCTGGTCTTCAACTTCCCGTTCCCCGATGCGTTGCAGCGCCTGACGATCGCCAAGATCATGCCGAAGCACGTCTTCGGCGCGCCCGGCGGCTGGGACGCGGCCAAGGGCGGCAAGGCGGTCGGCTCCGGCCCCTACAAGATGGTCGCGCACAACCCGAAGTCCAACACCGTGCTCGAGGCTTTCGCCGACTACAACGGCCCCCGCAAGCCCGTCATCAAGAAGATGAACTGGCTGTCCATCGTCGAGGCGCCAGCCCGGGTCGCGAAGATCTCCGGCGCCAGCGCCGAGGCCCAGATCGCCGACAACATCCCGTACGCCAACATCGACCAGCTGCGCAGCGGTGGGCTGACCGTCGAGGGCGGCAAGGGCATGAACCACATGTTCCTCATGTTCAACACAGCCCAGAAGCCCTTCGACGACGTGCGTGTGCGCCAGGCGCTCCTCTACGCCATCGACACCAAGAAGATGATCGACGTGGCGCTCAAGGGCCACGGCACACCAGCCACGAGCTTTCTCAACGAGCAGAATCCGTCGTACGCCAAGGCGAAGACCGCCTACAACTACGATCCCGCGAAGGCCAAGGCCTTGCTGGCCGCCGCGGGCGTGACGAACCTGTCCGTCACGCTGATGGCAGTGAACGTCAGCTGGATCGCCGACTGCCTGCCCACCATCGCCAACTCCTGGCAAGCGGTCGGCATCAAGACCACGCTCGAACCGCAGGACACCGCCGCGCTCTTCACCAAGATGGACCAGTCGCAGTCCTACCAGGTGGTCGCGGCGGCGTCGAACCCGAACCAGTTCGGCCTGGACGCGGACCTAATCCTCCGCTACAACTACACCTCCGGCGGCACCTGGATGAAATACACCAAGTGGGACACCAGCCCGGCGGCCAAGAACCTGTTCGCGCTGATGGACAAGGCCACCCAGGAGCCCGACCGGACAAAGAAGCTGGAGCTGCTGCACCAGTACCTCGACGTCATCGCGGAGCAGGCAGTGCTCTACCCCGTCGTGCACACGGAGCTGATGACCGCCTGGGATCCGAAAAAGCTCACCGGAGTCCGGCCGCAGGCATACCCGGGCATCAACCTGCTGCAGGCGCAGCGCGTCTGA
- a CDS encoding ABC transporter permease — protein MAVVARMLARRILILIPLLLGVILFVFVIMRFSNNKPEYAYFQGANPTTEQIHQFQVENGLLDPLPVRYVRFVGDLLHGDMGTSVLTKAPVLDSVVTALPLTLQLTFLGLAVAVALAVIFGVTAAIFRDRWPDQLIRLVSLIGVAAPGFWLALLMIQWLAVDRGWFPTSGYINPGDSLTGWLRSMTLPALSLSLPVAAQLTRIIRTSMVEELDKDYVRTAIGSGLPPIVVIGRNVLRNALINPLTVLGLRIGYLLGGAVVIETIYALPGMGQLMINGVRDGDPAVVQGVVLTIATGFVVVNLVVDVLYLLVNPRIRSAA, from the coding sequence GTGGCAGTCGTCGCCAGAATGCTGGCCCGCCGAATACTCATCCTGATCCCGCTGTTGCTGGGCGTCATCCTCTTCGTGTTCGTCATCATGCGGTTCTCCAACAACAAGCCGGAGTACGCCTACTTCCAGGGCGCCAACCCGACGACGGAACAGATCCACCAGTTCCAGGTGGAGAACGGCCTGCTCGATCCGCTGCCGGTGCGCTACGTGCGCTTCGTCGGCGACCTGCTCCACGGCGACATGGGCACCAGCGTCCTCACCAAGGCGCCGGTGCTCGACTCCGTCGTCACCGCGCTGCCGCTCACGCTGCAGCTGACCTTCCTCGGGCTGGCAGTCGCCGTGGCCCTGGCCGTGATCTTCGGCGTCACCGCGGCGATCTTCCGGGACCGCTGGCCCGACCAGCTCATCCGGCTGGTGTCGCTGATCGGCGTCGCCGCGCCAGGGTTCTGGCTGGCCCTGCTGATGATCCAGTGGCTGGCCGTGGACCGCGGCTGGTTCCCGACCAGCGGCTACATCAATCCCGGCGACTCGTTGACCGGCTGGTTACGGTCGATGACGCTGCCCGCGCTCTCCCTGTCGCTGCCCGTCGCCGCCCAGTTGACCCGGATCATCCGCACGTCGATGGTCGAGGAGTTGGACAAGGACTACGTCCGCACCGCGATCGGCAGCGGCCTGCCACCGATCGTCGTGATCGGACGCAACGTCCTGCGCAACGCGCTGATCAATCCGCTGACGGTGCTGGGCCTGCGCATCGGCTACCTACTCGGCGGCGCGGTGGTCATCGAGACCATCTACGCGCTGCCCGGCATGGGACAGCTCATGATCAACGGCGTGCGCGACGGGGACCCGGCCGTGGTGCAGGGCGTGGTGCTCACCATTGCCACCGGCTTCGTCGTGGTGAACCTCGTCGTCGACGTCCTCTACCTGCTGGTCAACCCGAGAATCAGGAGCGCCGCGTGA
- a CDS encoding dipeptide/oligopeptide/nickel ABC transporter permease/ATP-binding protein, protein MRTGLARRLSRPGIRFRRLSLPSWISIAVLAVIALAAVLASVLAPHSPYVQQAAGGGPSAAHWMGLDSANRDIFTRLLYGARWSLIIGLGATAISLVFGAVIGAIAATSRKAVDEAIMRSLDVVMAFPGIALAAVLVAVFGGSIPVLVLAIAFLYMPSIARVVRANVLAQYGEDYVAAERIIGARTPHILLKHVAINCAAPILVFCTVMVADAIVFEASLSFIGAGVRPPDPSWGSVIADGRNMVLLGGWWATVFPGLLILITVLALNILAEGVSDAWAAPTARRADPVKKASEVDALEQATPGSGEITELPGLAKAAQRLAERARPLPQGEPILQVKELAIGFEGRHDGVDVVDGISFDVRPGEVLGLVGESGCGKSLTALTIMGLQPHGARIGGRILFDGRNLLTLPRTARRRLLGHDMAMIYQDALSSLNPAMTVRAQLKQVVRRGGRRSPAELLELVGLDPARTLSAYPHELSGGQRQRVLIAMALSREPKLIIADEPTTALDVTVQAQVIQLLLRLRAELGFALILVSHDLALVADVTDRVVVMYGGQIVEAGVTATLVGAPAHHYARGLLGSVLSLESGAARLTQIRGVVPAPADFPSGCRFADRCPMASEICRTQTPRLAGQRHHEVACHHPAIDVTASALATGASAAPASPAEAR, encoded by the coding sequence ATGCGCACCGGACTTGCGAGGAGACTCTCCCGGCCCGGAATCCGTTTCCGGCGGCTCAGCCTGCCCTCGTGGATCTCCATCGCCGTTCTCGCCGTGATCGCCCTCGCCGCGGTCCTGGCCTCCGTGCTCGCCCCGCACTCGCCGTACGTGCAGCAGGCGGCCGGCGGCGGGCCCAGCGCGGCGCACTGGATGGGCCTCGACAGCGCGAACCGCGACATCTTCACCCGGCTGCTCTACGGCGCACGGTGGTCATTGATCATCGGGCTCGGGGCGACCGCCATCTCGCTGGTCTTCGGCGCGGTGATCGGCGCGATCGCGGCCACGTCGCGCAAGGCGGTCGACGAAGCGATCATGCGCAGCCTCGACGTCGTCATGGCGTTTCCGGGCATCGCGCTCGCCGCCGTGCTGGTCGCCGTCTTCGGTGGCAGCATCCCGGTGCTGGTGCTGGCGATTGCATTCCTCTACATGCCGTCCATCGCCCGCGTGGTACGCGCGAACGTTCTCGCCCAGTACGGCGAGGACTACGTCGCGGCCGAACGCATCATCGGCGCCCGCACCCCACACATCCTGCTCAAGCACGTGGCGATCAACTGCGCCGCGCCCATCCTCGTCTTCTGCACGGTGATGGTGGCCGACGCGATCGTCTTCGAGGCGTCGCTGTCGTTCATCGGCGCCGGCGTACGCCCACCGGACCCTTCATGGGGCAGCGTCATCGCCGACGGTCGCAACATGGTCCTGCTCGGCGGCTGGTGGGCCACGGTCTTCCCCGGCCTGCTGATCCTGATCACGGTCCTCGCGCTCAACATCCTCGCCGAGGGCGTCTCCGACGCCTGGGCCGCACCGACCGCCCGTCGCGCCGACCCGGTCAAGAAAGCGTCGGAGGTCGACGCGCTCGAGCAGGCGACCCCCGGATCCGGTGAGATCACCGAGCTGCCGGGGCTGGCGAAGGCCGCGCAGCGGCTGGCCGAACGGGCCCGCCCGCTGCCGCAGGGCGAGCCGATCCTGCAGGTCAAGGAACTCGCCATCGGCTTCGAGGGCCGGCACGACGGCGTGGACGTCGTCGACGGCATCTCCTTCGACGTGCGCCCCGGCGAGGTGCTCGGCCTCGTCGGCGAGTCCGGCTGCGGCAAGTCGTTGACCGCGCTGACCATCATGGGCCTGCAACCACACGGCGCCCGCATCGGCGGCCGGATCCTCTTCGACGGCAGGAACCTGCTGACGCTTCCCCGCACCGCCCGCCGCCGGCTGCTCGGCCACGACATGGCGATGATCTACCAGGACGCGCTGTCATCGCTGAACCCCGCGATGACCGTCAGGGCGCAGCTGAAGCAGGTGGTCCGCCGGGGCGGCCGGCGCAGCCCGGCGGAACTGCTGGAGCTCGTGGGCCTCGATCCGGCGCGTACCCTCTCCGCCTACCCCCACGAACTGTCCGGCGGCCAACGGCAGCGGGTCCTGATCGCGATGGCCCTCTCCCGCGAGCCCAAGCTGATCATCGCGGACGAACCCACCACGGCGCTGGACGTGACCGTGCAGGCGCAGGTGATCCAGCTGCTGCTGCGACTGCGTGCCGAGCTGGGTTTCGCCCTGATCCTGGTCTCGCACGATCTCGCCCTCGTCGCCGACGTCACCGACCGCGTCGTCGTCATGTACGGCGGCCAGATCGTGGAGGCCGGCGTGACGGCGACCCTGGTCGGCGCGCCCGCGCACCACTACGCTCGCGGGCTGCTCGGCTCGGTGCTGTCGCTGGAGTCCGGCGCCGCGCGGCTGACCCAGATCCGCGGCGTCGTACCAGCCCCTGCCGACTTCCCCAGCGGCTGCCGCTTCGCCGACCGCTGCCCGATGGCCAGCGAGATCTGCCGTACGCAGACGCCGCGGCTGGCGGGGCAGCGCCACCACGAGGTGGCCTGCCACCACCCGGCGATCGACGTCACGGCGTCCGCCCTCGCCACCGGCGCGAGCGCCGCACCGGCCAGCCCTGCGGAGGCACGATGA
- a CDS encoding ABC transporter ATP-binding protein, producing the protein MTATSTETLVELADVHVVYTARSGGLFRRDRVYALTGADFTIEAGETVGVVGESGCGKSTLAKILVGLEKPTTGTVRFRGQDLWSMSPARRRAAIGSSTGMVFQDPSTALNRRLPIRQVLRDPLDVHRVGNSRQREERVRELLDLVGLPSSVADLLPSQVSGGQRQRVAVARALAQRPQLLIADEPTSALDVSVRAQILNLLLDLKEQLNLAMVFVSHDIQTVRRMSDRVVTMYLGRIVEQTPAGAVPGGARHPYTRALFSATPGLLFPIDPIPLAGPVPSATRPPSGCPFRTRCWKADDRCATEMPGVQIATVVRPGDHLFRCHHPIRDGSTDLDLISQAQEPSCH; encoded by the coding sequence ATGACTGCGACAAGCACCGAGACTCTCGTCGAGCTCGCCGATGTGCACGTGGTGTACACGGCGCGTTCCGGCGGGCTCTTCCGCCGCGATCGCGTCTACGCACTGACCGGCGCGGATTTCACCATCGAGGCCGGCGAGACGGTGGGTGTCGTGGGGGAATCCGGCTGCGGCAAGTCGACGCTGGCCAAGATCCTGGTCGGGCTGGAGAAGCCCACCACGGGCACGGTGCGATTTCGCGGCCAGGACCTCTGGTCCATGTCCCCTGCCAGGCGTCGGGCGGCGATCGGGTCGAGCACCGGCATGGTGTTCCAGGACCCCTCGACGGCGCTCAACCGGCGGCTGCCTATCCGGCAGGTGCTGCGCGACCCGCTGGACGTGCACCGGGTCGGCAACTCCCGGCAGCGCGAGGAGCGGGTACGCGAGCTGCTCGACCTGGTGGGCCTGCCGTCGAGCGTCGCCGACCTGCTGCCGAGCCAGGTGTCCGGCGGCCAGCGCCAGCGGGTCGCGGTCGCCCGCGCGTTGGCGCAACGGCCGCAGCTGCTGATCGCCGACGAACCCACCAGCGCGCTCGACGTCTCGGTACGCGCGCAGATCCTGAACCTGCTGCTCGACCTGAAGGAGCAGCTCAACCTGGCGATGGTCTTCGTCTCCCACGACATCCAGACGGTGCGGCGCATGAGCGACCGGGTCGTGACGATGTATCTCGGACGGATCGTCGAGCAAACCCCGGCCGGGGCGGTGCCCGGCGGCGCCCGCCACCCCTACACCCGCGCGCTCTTCTCGGCCACGCCCGGGCTGCTCTTCCCGATCGACCCGATCCCGCTGGCCGGACCGGTTCCCTCCGCTACCCGGCCGCCCAGCGGATGCCCCTTCCGTACGCGCTGCTGGAAGGCCGACGACCGGTGTGCCACGGAGATGCCGGGAGTGCAGATCGCCACCGTCGTCCGGCCCGGTGATCACCTGTTCCGCTGCCACCATCCGATCCGCGACGGCTCGACCGACCTCGACCTGATCAGCCAAGCCCAGGAGCCTTCATGTCACTGA
- a CDS encoding dihydrodipicolinate synthase family protein gives MSLTGVIPPVSTPLTPDFEVDTGSLTRLVDHLLDGGVDGLFVLGSTSEVAFLPDGHRKIVLDTVRGHVAGQVPVLAGVIDMTALRVLDHVRVAAEAGVDGLVATAPFYARTHPAEIELHFRTIAARAGLPLYAYDLPVSVHSKLGIDLLLDLARDGVLAGVKDSSGDEGGLRGVILGRRDRRDIGSFSVLTGSELTVDSALWMGADGVVPGLGNVDPHGYARLFRAASNGDWEAARAEQERLLHLFELVTVGGPRMGRGSSALGAFKAALYLRGIIDYPTTAVPQIPLNEDEIARVGKYLGAAGLL, from the coding sequence ATGTCACTGACCGGCGTCATCCCCCCGGTATCCACCCCGCTGACCCCGGATTTCGAGGTCGACACCGGATCGCTGACCCGGTTGGTGGACCATCTGCTGGACGGTGGGGTGGACGGGCTGTTCGTCCTCGGCTCCACCTCCGAGGTGGCCTTCCTCCCGGACGGTCACCGCAAGATCGTGCTGGACACGGTCCGGGGCCACGTCGCCGGCCAGGTTCCCGTGCTCGCCGGCGTGATCGACATGACCGCCCTGCGCGTACTGGACCACGTGCGGGTGGCCGCCGAGGCGGGCGTGGACGGGCTCGTGGCCACCGCACCCTTCTACGCCCGCACCCACCCCGCCGAGATCGAGCTGCACTTCCGCACCATCGCGGCGCGGGCCGGGTTGCCGTTGTACGCCTACGACCTGCCGGTTTCGGTGCACAGCAAGCTCGGCATCGACCTGCTGCTCGACCTCGCCCGCGACGGTGTGCTGGCCGGAGTCAAGGACTCCAGTGGCGACGAAGGCGGCCTGCGTGGGGTGATCCTCGGGCGACGGGACCGTCGGGACATCGGCTCGTTCAGCGTGCTGACCGGCTCCGAACTCACCGTCGACTCCGCGCTCTGGATGGGCGCGGACGGCGTGGTGCCGGGCCTGGGAAACGTCGACCCGCACGGCTATGCGCGGCTGTTCCGGGCCGCGTCGAACGGCGACTGGGAGGCCGCGCGAGCCGAACAGGAGCGACTGCTGCACCTCTTCGAACTCGTGACTGTCGGCGGACCCCGAATGGGTAGGGGTTCGTCCGCGCTGGGAGCGTTCAAGGCCGCACTGTACCTGCGCGGGATCATCGACTACCCGACGACGGCGGTGCCGCAGATCCCGCTGAACGAGGACGAGATCGCCCGGGTCGGGAAGTATCTGGGCGCAGCCGGCCTGCTGTGA
- a CDS encoding dihydrodipicolinate synthase family protein — protein MHADDTINWDLAAHALDVLVAAGLDGVYAHGTAGEFHTLSEDEYDRINELVADKCARHRIPFQLGASHMSAQTCLGRVHRARALAPSALQVTLPDWLPLSRTEVIRFLVRIASAAEPVPLVLYNPAHAKTQVAADSYAAIRREVPSLIGIKVAGGDAAWYAAMREYAGDLAIFVPGHALATGLRHGAAGSYSNVAALNPAGAVAWQRMMIEDLGGALDVERRIQRFLADHVDPLARQGFGNPALDKFLAHLGNWAEIGTRVRWPYASVDESAAERLRPTVRGCLPELFPGE, from the coding sequence TTGCACGCCGACGACACGATCAACTGGGACCTAGCGGCGCACGCACTCGATGTCCTCGTCGCCGCCGGGCTCGATGGCGTCTACGCGCACGGCACCGCGGGCGAGTTCCACACGCTCAGTGAGGACGAGTACGACCGGATCAACGAGCTCGTCGCCGACAAGTGTGCGCGCCACCGGATTCCGTTTCAGCTCGGTGCCAGCCACATGAGCGCGCAAACCTGCCTGGGCCGGGTCCATCGGGCACGGGCGCTCGCGCCGAGCGCCCTGCAGGTGACGCTGCCAGACTGGCTGCCGCTGTCGCGTACCGAGGTGATCCGTTTTCTGGTCAGGATCGCCTCGGCCGCCGAACCGGTCCCGCTCGTCCTGTACAACCCGGCGCACGCGAAGACTCAGGTCGCCGCCGACAGCTACGCCGCGATTCGCCGGGAGGTGCCGAGCCTCATCGGTATCAAGGTCGCCGGCGGCGACGCCGCGTGGTACGCAGCGATGCGGGAGTACGCGGGCGACCTGGCCATCTTCGTCCCGGGGCATGCCCTGGCGACCGGCCTTCGGCATGGTGCCGCCGGCTCCTACTCGAACGTTGCCGCCCTCAATCCGGCCGGCGCCGTCGCGTGGCAGCGGATGATGATTGAGGACCTCGGGGGTGCGCTCGATGTGGAGCGCCGGATCCAGAGGTTCCTGGCCGACCACGTCGACCCGCTCGCCAGGCAGGGCTTCGGGAACCCGGCGCTGGACAAGTTTCTCGCTCATCTCGGCAACTGGGCCGAGATCGGCACCCGAGTTCGTTGGCCTTACGCCTCCGTCGACGAATCGGCTGCCGAGCGGCTACGTCCGACCGTGCGCGGCTGCCTGCCGGAGCTCTTTCCGGGTGAGTGA